One segment of Monomorium pharaonis isolate MP-MQ-018 chromosome 6, ASM1337386v2, whole genome shotgun sequence DNA contains the following:
- the LOC105830358 gene encoding uncharacterized protein LOC105830358, with protein sequence MINDWTQKSVSSQWSVEETTIMLLKILIALLCFVFTVHANTDETVPRIKIPLGGLKGYYKTSQNGRKYEAYEGVPYALPPVGKLRFKPPRSIPAWTGELSATKFGSECIQYDQVPVTPERVVGAEDCLYLNVYVPVREEGNEASLPVLFWIHGGAFQFGSGMLYDAKYLMDHDIILVTINYRLGPMGFLSTEDEVVPGNMGLKDQNMALRWVSQNIEWFGGDSKKVTLVGLSAGGASVHYHYLSQLSTGLFRGGISFSGTAFDCWSQTENSLEKTKKLSALMGCPTTTSRDMIRCMRYRPARAIVQATSEFMPFLYNPFTPFGPVVERYGDEVPFIDKTPIEIINSGHVQDVPWVTGVTSEEGLYPVAEFIANDQYLKQLNDNWDILGPHFLDFNYTIPKEKHVEIVRLIKKHYFGTKPINRQSTKELVKMASDRFFVFDGEKAARMQAKVNQNPVWFYYFSYRGAQSLSDSFSGTTVNYGVSHADDTFYVLHTSWLDPTTTQKDRDMQKLLIDFWVTFATEGIPKVGSVEWSKLDPLKKELYYLHIASPDKINMESYTNFGEKEFWNSINFNENVLKRTRMSKEELVSVYGNLCDKVQLGIMLLKLLIILFGFNFFVYINTEEIFPKVKITLGGLKGYYKFSQNGRKYEAYEGVPYALPPVGKLRFKPPQPIPAWIGELSATKLSSVCIQYDQVPAFPPEKVVGTEDCLYLNVYVPIREKGENKTPLPVLFWIHGGAFQCGSGILYGPKYLMDRDIILVTINYRLGPIGFLSTEDEVVPGNMGLKDQNMALRWVSQNIEWFGGDPKKVTLVGLSAGGASVHYHYLSQMSAGLFQGGISFSGTTLDCWTQAENSLEKAKKLGALMGCPTTTTRDMIRCLRYRPARAIVQATSEFMPFFFNPFTPFGPVAEKFNDETPFIDRTPIEIISSGDVQDLPWITGVTSEEGLYPVAEFITDDKNLKRLNDNWDSLGPAYLDFNYTIPREKHIEIARLIKKHYFGTKSIDRQSTKELIQMSSDRFFVVDGEKAARMQAKVNQNPVWFHYFSYRGAQSLSDAYSGTTVNYGVSHGDDVLYVLNTSWVDPTTMQKDRDMQKHLIDFWVLFATEGLAKVANVEYPRLDPSKKELHYLHIAAPNDIKLDSNVNLGEKEFWNSIGFKENILKHTTGSKKDEL encoded by the exons ATGATAAACGATTGGACTCAGAAAAGTGTCAGTTCTCAATGGTCTGTAGAAGAAACAACTATCATGCTGCTGAAAATACTAATCGCCTTGCTTTGTTTTGTCTTTACCGTTCACGCCAATACAGATGAAACTGTTCCAAGGATTAAAATACCTTTGGGAGGACTAAAAGGCTACTATAAAACCTCACAAAATGGTAGAAAGTACGAGGCATATGAAGGGGTTCCTTATGCGTTACCACCTGTTGGGAAATTACGATTTAAG CCTCCTCGATCAATACCGGCATGGACTGGCGAACTATCGGCTACAAAATTCGGTTCCGAGTGTATTCAATACGATCAAGTGCCAGTGACTCCGGAAAGGGTCGTGGGCGCTGAAGATTGtttgtatttaaatgtttacgtGCCAGTAAGAGAAGAAGGAAATGAAGCCTCATTGCCTGTATTATTTTGGATCCATGGCGGTGCGTTCCAATTTGGTAGCGGCATGTTATATGATGCAAAATATCTAATGGACCACGATATTATACTTGTTACAATCAACTATCGATTAGGACCAATGG gtTTTCTCAGTACGGAAGATGAAGTAGTTCCTGGTAACATGGGTCTAAAAGATCAAAATATGGCACTTCGTTGGGTATCGCAGAACATCGAATGGTTCGGTGGTGACTCGAAGAAAGTAACCTTGGTCGGTTTGAGTGCTGGCGGTGCAAGCGtgcattatcattatttatcgcAACTCAGCACGGGTCTCTTCCGAG gTGGCATATCGTTCAGCGGAACAGCATTTGATTGTTGGTCACAAACTGaaaattctttagaaaaaaCTAAGAAATTAAGTGCTTTGATGGGATGTCCTACAACTACCTCTAGAGATATGATACGTTGCATGAGATATCGTCCAGCTCGCGCAATTGTTCAGGCTACAAGTGAATTTATG CCGTTCTTGTACAATCCCTTCACTCCTTTTGGTCCGGTGGTGGAGAGGTATGGCGATGAAGTACCTTTCATTGATAAAACACCTATTGAAATCATTAATAGCGGACACGTTCAGGATGTACCCTGGGTCACGGGAGTAACGAGTGAAGAAGGCCTTTATCCCGTAGCTG aGTTTATCGCCAACGATCAGTATCTCAAACAATTGAACGACAATTGGGATATCCTTGGACCGCATTTccttgattttaattataccaTTCCCAAAGAGAAACATGTTGAAATTGTTCgccttattaaaaaacattacttTGGTACAAAACCGATAAACCGACAGAGTACAAAAGAACTCGTAAAAATGGCGAGTGATCGTTTCTTCGTGTTTGATGGAGAAAAGGCTGCGCGAATGCAAGCCAAAGTGAACCAGAATCCAGTCTGGTTCTATTATTTCAGCTATAGAGGAGCGCAAAGTTTAAGCGATTCTTTCAGCGGTACCACTGTGAATTATG GAGTTTCTCATGCCGATGACACATTTTACGTATTACATACTTCATGGTTAGATCCAACAACAACACAAAAAGACCGTGATATGCAGAAACTGTTAATCGATTTTTGGGTAACGTTTGCCACAGAAGG aattccGAAAGTAGGCAGTGTGGAATGGTCAAAATTAGATCCTTTGAAGAaagaactttattatttacatatagcTAGTCCTGATAAGATTAACATGGAAAGTTATACTAATTTTGGAGAAAAAGAATTCTGGAATTCGATAAATTTCAATGAGAATGTACTGAAACGCACTAGAATGAGTAAAGAAgagct AGTGTCAGTTTACGGTAATCTATGTGACAAAGTGCAATTGGGAATCATGTTGCTAAAACTGCTGATCATTCTGTTCGGCTTCAACTTCttcgtttatataaatacggaAGAGATTTTTccaaaagttaaaataactttagGAGGACTAAAGGGTTACTACAAATTCTCACAAAATGGCAGAAAATACGAGGCGTACGAAGGAGTACCTTACGCGTTGCCACCTGTTGGAAAATTACGGTTTAAA CCACCTCAGCCAATACCAGCATGGATTGGCGAACTGTCAGCTACAAAGTTAAGTTCCGTATGTATTCAATATGATCAAGTGCCAGCATTTCCTCCGGAAAAAGTTGTGGGTACCGAAGATTGTTTATACTTAAATGTTTACGTGCCAATACGCgaaaaaggagaaaataaAACCCCATTGCCTGTATTATTTTGGATCCATGGCGGTGCATTCCAATGTGGTAGCGGCATATTATATGGACCCAAATATCTAATGGACCGCGATATTATACTGGTCACAATTAATTATCGATTAGGACCAATAG GCTTTCTCAGCACAGAAGATGAAGTAGTTCCTGGCAACATGGGATTAAAGGATCAAAACATGGCACTTCGCTGGGTATCGCAGAACATCGAATGGTTCGGTGGCGACCCGAAAAAAGTAACCTTGGTCGGTTTAAGTGCTGGCGGTGCAAGCGtacattatcattatttatcgcAAATGAGCGCGGGTCTCTTTCAAg gTGGTATATCGTTCAGCGGTACAACGTTAGATTGTTGGACGCAAGCTGAAAACTCCTTAGAAAAGGCTAAGAAATTGGGTGCTTTGATGGGATGCCCTACAACTACTACTAGAGATATGATACGTTGTCTAAGATATCGTCCAGCTCGTGCAATCGTCCAAGCTACAAGTGAATTTATG CCATTCTTCTTCAATCCTTTCACTCCTTTCGGACCAGTAGCTGAGAAGTTTAACGATGAAACACCTTTCATTGACAGAACGCCTATTGAAATCATCAGTAGCGGAGATGTTCAGGACTTGCCCTGGATTACGGGAGTAACGAGTGAAGAAGGCCTCTATCCCGTAGCAG AGTTTATTACCGatgataaaaatctaaaacggTTGAACGATAATTGGGATAGCCTCGGACCAGCCTACctagattttaattatactattcCCAGGGAGAAACATATCGAAATTGCTCGTCTCATTAAGAAACATTACTTTGGTACAAAATCGATAGATCGACAGAGTACGAAGGAACTAATACAAATGTCGAGCGATCGCTTCTTCGTAGTCGACGGCGAAAAGGCTGCACGAATGCAAGCCAAAGTAAATCAAAATCCAGTTTGGTTCCACTATTTTTCTTACAGAGGTGCACAAAGCTTAAGCGATGCTTACAGCGGTACTACTGTGAATTATG GAGTATCCCACGGCGACGACGTACTTTACGTATTAAATACTTCCTGGGTAGACCCAACAACAATGCAAAAAGATCGTGATATGCAGAAACACTTAATTGACTTTTGGGTACTGTTTGCAACAGAAGG aCTTGCGAAAGTAGCCAATGTAGAATATCCAAGATTAGACCCTTCAAAAAAAGAACTCCATTATTTGCATATTGCTGCTCCTAATGATATTAAATTGGACAGTAATGTTAACCTTGGAGAAAAAGAATTCTGGAATTCGATTGGTTTtaaggaaaatatattaaagcaTACAACTGGAAGTAAAAAAGATGAACTTTAA